The following proteins are encoded in a genomic region of Gossypium hirsutum isolate 1008001.06 chromosome D05, Gossypium_hirsutum_v2.1, whole genome shotgun sequence:
- the LOC107904777 gene encoding uncharacterized protein, whose amino-acid sequence MAANLTLPYAAGIPAPACQQRHRSMVIKAQKTNIMANPPAVQHCEKASGFGSIPRHPLTQPSFSTRWNNTMVVGAYPDLKLEVIPGIPVYTKGRLENFSGELMKLDDKTIWEGLRPEKLDKEIEDGQTGFLLQKADSGGSIGGLEYVFPGDEYKWVIAWSNARNDLNKVYTVILRDAADWNEIKQSLDASGQESIFIGHKHSIPYSSVVVIDKTSPTPTMVAVLLKAGVPLASTKSTLAAANISKDLTQADGQISTDLIQANGARVAPDTQEAEKQMAAGG is encoded by the exons ATGGCTGCCAATTTAACTTTACCATATGCAGCGGGCATCCCAGCTCCAGCATGCCAGCAGCGTCATAGAAGCATGGTGATCAAGGCGCAGAAAACCAATATCATGGCCAATCCACCTGCAGTACAGCACTGTGAAAAAGCCAGCGGCTTTGGTTCCATACCACGCCATCCTCTTACACAGCCTTCATTCAGTACCAGATGGAACAACACAATGGTGGTGGGTGCTTATCCCGACTTGAAATTAGAAGTTATACCGGGAATTCCAGTATATACAAAAGGTCGGCTTGAGAACTTTTCTGGTGAACTTATGAAGTTGGACGATAAGACCATTTGGGAAGGGCTTCGACCTGAAAAACTCGACAAAGAAATCGAGGATGGACAAACCGGCTTTCTTTTGCAGAAAGCTGACTCGGGAGGTTCAATTGGAGGACTCGAATATGTATTCCCAGGAGATGAATATAAGTGGGTGATTGCTTGGAGCAACGCCAGAAATGATCTCAATAAG GTCTACACAGTGATCCTTCGTGACGCCGCTGATTGGAATGAAATCAAACAAAGTCTCGATGCATCCGGCCAAGAAAGCATATTCATCGGCCATAAACATAGCATCCCATACTCTTCAGTCGTTGTGATTGATAAAACCAGCCCTACGCCAACAATGGTGGCAGTACTTCTAAAGGCAGGAGTACCCCTAGCATCCACCAAATCCACTCTGGCAGCCGCCAATATCTCTAAAGACCTTACACAAGCCGACGGACAAATCTCTACAGACCTTATACAAGCCAACGGCGCAAGGGTAGCACCAGATACTCAGGAAGCAGAAAAGCAGATGGCAGCAGGTGGTTAG